The Streptomyces venezuelae genomic interval CCGCACCGAGGTGCCGGACGAGGGCTACGAGCAGACGTGGCAGCGACTGCGGGGCGGCACCGAGTTCCACGGCATCGGCGCCTGGTCGCAAGGGAAGCTGGTCGGCATCGCGCACTACTTCTTCCACCCGACGTTCTGGATGGAGGACAGCTGCTACCTCCAGGACCTCTTCGTCGACGAGGCGGCACGCGGCCGGGGCGTGGCGCGGATGCTGATCGAGAAGGTGGCCGACACCTCGCGGGAGCGGGGGGCGGCCCGCTTCTACTGGACCACCCAGGAGGGCAACACCACCGCCCGCGCGCTGTACGACAAGGTGGCGAGCTTCAAGGGGTTCATTCGCTACGACTACCCCGTGGGCTGACACCCCTGAGGGTTACGCGGTCGGGGGCCGGCCCTTCGGCCGCCGCAGGCCCGCCTCCGTGAGGCGGCGGAGGAGCTCCTTGGAGCCGACCTCG includes:
- a CDS encoding GNAT family N-acetyltransferase; the protein is MITIGSLREEDRAAWEVLARGYKAFYRTEVPDEGYEQTWQRLRGGTEFHGIGAWSQGKLVGIAHYFFHPTFWMEDSCYLQDLFVDEAARGRGVARMLIEKVADTSRERGAARFYWTTQEGNTTARALYDKVASFKGFIRYDYPVG